The sequence CGGGTGAAGCCGCTGCAGTCGAAGCCGTCGTCGGAGTTGTCGCCGCCACGCTTGTAGGGCACGCCGAGGAAGTTCATCGCCGACACGACGAGGCCTGACGTGGTGTCGCGCACCTGGCGCCCGATGGAGGCGGCGCTGTCGATGGCCACGGCGTTGGAGCCGGAGGTGTGGCGCTTCTCCAGCACGCCACGCTCGATCAGCAACTGGGCCACCAGGTCCTGGCCTTCGGGCGCGGCCTGGACCCCCGCGGCCGCACACGCGCAGGCCAGCGCGAGAAGCGCTGAACGCAAGCGGGGCACGGGCTGGCGAGTCATGGGCTGCAGGATAGGGGAGCCGGGCGACGAGCGTCAACCGAAAAGGCAGGTGCGACAGGGACTTATCAGTCTTTCTTCATGCGATTCGCTCCTGCAGCCCCTGGCCCGCCCCGATGCAGGCCAAAGGCTCACCGGTTAGCCTCCACTTCCCTGTTCAGGAGTTGAAACATGTTCAAAGCTTTGCTGCTGGAGAAGACCGACGCCGGCTTCTCCGCCCAAGTCCAGTCCGTGGACGAAGCCCGCCTGCCGGCTGGTGACGTGCTGGTCCAGGTCGAGTGCTCCACCCTCAACTACAAGGATGGCCTGGCGATCACCAACAAAGCGCCGGTGGTGCGCCAGTGGCCCATGGTCGCCGGCATCGACGGGGCTGGCACCGTGCTCGAGAGCCAGCACCCCGGCTGGAAGCCCGGTGACCGCTTCGTGCTCAACGGCTGGGGCGTCGGCGAAACGCACTGGGGTTGCCTGGCCGAGCGGGCCCGGCTCAAGGGCGACTGGCTGGTCAAGCTGCCTGCGGCGTTCACCTCACGCCAGGCCATGGCGATCGGCACCGCCGGCTACACCGCCATGCTCTGCGTGCTGGCGCTGGAGCGCCACGGCTTGAAGCCGGGTGACGGCGAGGTGCTGGTGACCGGTGCCACCGGTGGCGTCGGCAGCGTGGCGACGGCCTTGCTCGCTCGCCTGGGTTATCGCGTGGTCGGCTCGACCGGCAAGGCCGCCGAGGCCGATTACCTGAAAGAGCTGGGCGCTGTGGGCGTGATCGATCGCGCCGAGCTGAGCGCGCCCGGCAAGCCCTTGCAGAAGGAGCGCTGGGCGGCGGTCGTCGATGCGGTCGGCAGCCACACCCTCGTCAACGCCTGCGCGCAGACCCGCTACGGCGGTGTGGTGGCCGCGTGTGGCCTCGCGCAAGGCAGTGATCTGCCGGGCACGGTGCTGCCCTTCATCCTGCGCAGCGTCACGCTGGCGGGTGTCGACAGCGTCATGGCGCCGCTTGCGCTGCGCCAGCAGGCGTGGGACAGGTTGGCGAAAGATTTGGACCCTAAGCTGCTCGAGCGCGTGGCCCAGGACATCGAGCTCGGCGACGCGATCTCGCACGCCGAAGCCTTGATGGCCGGCAAGGTGCGAGGCCGGTTGGTCGTGCACATTCGATAAAAAGGAGACAGCGATGAGCCGCTACGCAGACTTCCACCGCCGCTCGCTCGAAGACCGCGACGGCTTCTGGCGGGAGCAGGCGGCCCTCATCGATTGGCACAAGCCGCCGCAGACCATCTGCGACTACAGCAGGCCGCCGTTTGCCAAGTGGTTCGTCGGTGGAGAGACCAACCTCTGCCACAACGCCGTCGATCGCCACGTGGCGATGCGGCCCGACCAGAACGCGCTGATCTGGGTGTCGACCGAGGTCGACCAGCAGCGTGTCTACAGCTTCCGCGAGCTGCATGCCGAGGTGCAGCGCATGGCTGCCTGCCTCAAGGCCCTGGGCGTGAGGCAGGGCGACCGCGTGCTGATCTACATGCCGATGATCCCGGAGGCGGCGTTTGCGATGCTGGCCTGTGCGCGCATCGGTGCGATCCACTCGGTGGTGTTTGGCGGCTTTGCGAGCAACAGCCTGGCGAGCCGCATCGACGACGCCACGCCGGTGGTCGTGGTCAGCGCCGACGCCGGCAGCCGCAGCGGCAAGGTCGTGCCGTACAAGCCGCTGCTCGACGAGGCGCTGCGCTTGTCCGCGCACAAGCCGAAGAAGGTGCTGATGGTGGACCGTGGTCTGGCGCCGTTCGAGCGCACCAGCCGCGATGCCGACTATGCGGCGCTGCGCGAGCAGCACCTGAACGAGAAGGTGCCCTGCACCTGGCTGCGCGCCACCGACCCGAGCTACACCCTCTACACCAGCGGCACAACCGGCAAGCCCAAAGGCGTGCAGCGCGACACCGGCGGCTACGCGGTGGCGCTGGCGGGCAGCATGAAGCATGTCTTCCAGGGCAAGCCCGGCGAGACCTTCTTCAGCGCCAGTGACATCGGCTGGGTGGTCGGCCACAGCTACATCATCTATGGCCCGCTGATCGCCGGCATGGCAACCGTGATGTACGAAGGCCTGCCCGTCCGGCCGGATGCCGGCGTGTGGTGGAGCCTGGTCGAGAAGTACAAGGTCAACCTGATGTTCACGGCGCCGACCGCGGTGCGGGTGCTGAAGAAGCACGACGAACGCTTCATCCGCGAACACGACCTGAGCTCCCTGCGCACGCTCTTCCTCGCAGGCGAACCGCTGGATGAGCCCACGGCCACCTGGATCGCCAGGGCGCTCGGCAAACCGGTGATCGACAACTACTGGCAGACCGAGACCGGCTGGCCCATCCTCACCATCGCCAACGGCGTGGAGAAAGCGAAGAGCAAGTTCGGCAGCCCGGGCTTCGCGATGTACGGCTACGACGTGAAGCTGCTGGACGAGTCGACCGGTGAAGAGTTAACCGGAGCGAACGACAAGGGCGTGCTCGCGATCGAAGGCCCGCTGCCGCCCGGCTGCATGCAGACGGTGTGGGGTGACGACGAGCGCTTCGTGAAGACCTACTGGAACACGGTGCCCGGCCGCATGGTCTACAGCACCTTCGACTGGGGCATCCGCGACGAGGACGGCTACTACTTCATCCTCGGTCGCACCGATGACGTGATCAACGTGGCCGGCCACCGACTGGGCACGCGGGAGATCGAGGAGAGCATCTCGGGCCACCCTGCGGTGGCCGAGGTGGCGGTGGTCGGCGTGGCCGACTCGCTCAAGGGGCAGGTGGCGATGGCCTTCGCCGTCGTGAAAGACCCGGGCCTGATCGCCGACGAGGCGGGCAGGCTCAAGCTCGAGGGCGAGATCATGAAGACGGTCGACCAGAGCCTCGGCGCCGTGGCCCGGCCGGCACGGGTGCGCTTCGTGACGGTGCTGCCCAAGACACGCTCGGGCAAGCTGCTGCGCCGCGCCATCCAGGCGGTGTGCGAAGGCCGCGACCCCGGCGACCTGACCACGATCGAGGACCCGACTGCGCTGCAGCAGATCCGCGATCTGGTCTGAGTCTTACAGCACCTCGGACGCGAAGTCCGCCAGGCGCGAACGCTCGCCACGCGCCAGCGTCACGTGGCCCGAGTGCGGCCAGCCCTTGAAACGGTCGACCGCGTAGGTGAGGCCCGAGCTGCCTTCCGTGAGGTACGGCGTGTCGATCTGGGCGAGGTTGCCGAGGCAGACGATCTTGGTCCCGGGGCCGGCGCGCGTGATCAGTGTCTTCATCTGCTTGGGCGTGAGGTTCTGCGCCTCGTCGATGATGACGAACTTGTTGAGGAAGGTTCGCCCGCGCATGAAGTTCAGGCTCTTGATCTTGATCTTGCTGCGCACGAGGTCGTTGGTGGCGGCACGTCCCCATTCGCCGGCGCCGCTGTCGGTCTTGGACAGCACCTCGAGGTTGTCGTCGAGCGCGCCCATCCACGGGCCCATCTTTTCCTCTTCGGTGCCGGGCAGGAAGCCGATGTCTTCACCCACCGGCACGGTCACGCGCGTCACGATGATCTCGGTGTAGCGGCGGTCGTCCATCACCTGGGAAAGGCCGGCGGCGAGCGTCATCAGCGTCTTGCCCGTGCCGGCGGTGCCGGTGAGGGTGATGAAGTCGCACTCCGGGTCCATCAGCAAGTTCAGGGCGAAGTTCTGCTCGCGGTTGCGCGCGGTCACGCCCCAGACGGCGTTCTTCTGGTGGGTGTATTCGCGCAAGGTTCGCAGCACCGCGGTCTTGCCGGTGATCTCGGCGACCTTGGCGTAGAGCGGGGCGGCGCCCGGCGCTTCGAGGTAGACGAACTGGTTGACCATCAGGGCCGGCACCATCGGCCCGCTGATGCGGTAGTAGGTGCAGCCGCCCTGGTTCCAGCTTTCCATGGTCTTGCCGTGCTGGTCCCAGAAGTCGGACGGCAGCGGCAGCACGCCGGTGTAGAGCAGGTCGCCGTCGTCGAGCGTCTTGTCGTTGAAATAGTCTTCGGCGGCCAGGCCCAGGGCTCGGGCCTTGATGCGCATGTTGATGTCTTTCGACACCAGCACGACCTCGCGCTTGGGGTGCTGCTCGCGCAGTGCCTGCACCACGCCGAGGATCTGGTTGTCGGCCTTGCCCTGCGGCAGCCCGGCGGGCAGATTGACGTTGACCAGCGTGGTCTGGAAGAACAGCTTGCCGGTGGCGTCCTTGTGGCCGGTGCTGTCGAGCGGCAGGCCTTCGGCCATGTCGCGGCCATTGCCGTCCGACAGGGAGGCCGCCAGCGCATCGAGGTCGCGGCTCACCTGGCGGGCGTTGCGCGCCACTTCCGACATGCCTTTCTTGTGATCGTCCAGCTCCTCGAGCGTGATCATCGGCAGGTAGACGTCGTGCTCCTCGAAGCGGAAGACGCTCATCGGGTCGTGCATCAGCACGTTGGTGTCGAGCACGAAGAGCTTGGCCGGGCCGGTGTGCCTCGGCTTGCGGCGACGCGGCTCGGGCAATGGGGGGCGGGCGGCCACAGGGGCGGGCGCCGCGGCACGAGGGATCAGCGGGGCGGCTTCACGCGGCGGCTCCAGGAGGTCCAGCACGGCGGGGCCGGAGGGTTCGGAGGCGGCGTGTTTCTGAGTTCGTTTGCCCGGTTTGGGCGCTGCCTGGGATTCGAAGTCGGCGGGGGTGAGGAGGGCGGCTCGTTTGGCAGGCGGCTTGGGCAGTGGCATGTAGTTCAGTGCGGCAGTGAGAAAACAAAAAAGCCGCACAGTCGACTGTGCGGCTTTGTCTGGGGAGCACGAGGTTCACAACACACGGGCATGAAAACCATTATGCACAAGTGATGTGGCGACTCAACCGCCATGAACAGAGCGTGGTTGAAAAACAAAAAACCCGTG comes from Piscinibacter sp. HJYY11 and encodes:
- a CDS encoding MDR family oxidoreductase; the encoded protein is MFKALLLEKTDAGFSAQVQSVDEARLPAGDVLVQVECSTLNYKDGLAITNKAPVVRQWPMVAGIDGAGTVLESQHPGWKPGDRFVLNGWGVGETHWGCLAERARLKGDWLVKLPAAFTSRQAMAIGTAGYTAMLCVLALERHGLKPGDGEVLVTGATGGVGSVATALLARLGYRVVGSTGKAAEADYLKELGAVGVIDRAELSAPGKPLQKERWAAVVDAVGSHTLVNACAQTRYGGVVAACGLAQGSDLPGTVLPFILRSVTLAGVDSVMAPLALRQQAWDRLAKDLDPKLLERVAQDIELGDAISHAEALMAGKVRGRLVVHIR
- a CDS encoding PhoH family protein, with the protein product MPLPKPPAKRAALLTPADFESQAAPKPGKRTQKHAASEPSGPAVLDLLEPPREAAPLIPRAAAPAPVAARPPLPEPRRRKPRHTGPAKLFVLDTNVLMHDPMSVFRFEEHDVYLPMITLEELDDHKKGMSEVARNARQVSRDLDALAASLSDGNGRDMAEGLPLDSTGHKDATGKLFFQTTLVNVNLPAGLPQGKADNQILGVVQALREQHPKREVVLVSKDINMRIKARALGLAAEDYFNDKTLDDGDLLYTGVLPLPSDFWDQHGKTMESWNQGGCTYYRISGPMVPALMVNQFVYLEAPGAAPLYAKVAEITGKTAVLRTLREYTHQKNAVWGVTARNREQNFALNLLMDPECDFITLTGTAGTGKTLMTLAAGLSQVMDDRRYTEIIVTRVTVPVGEDIGFLPGTEEEKMGPWMGALDDNLEVLSKTDSGAGEWGRAATNDLVRSKIKIKSLNFMRGRTFLNKFVIIDEAQNLTPKQMKTLITRAGPGTKIVCLGNLAQIDTPYLTEGSSGLTYAVDRFKGWPHSGHVTLARGERSRLADFASEVL